The genomic window CCGGGCCAGCCGGTCGGCCGCGGCGCGGGCGTCGTGCTTGAGCACCTCCCGGCGCGCCTTGTCTCCCAGCTGCGCCGGGGTGGTCACCCGCCCCGCCGCCCACACCAGCAGGTCGGCCTCCAGCCGGGCGCGCAGCGCGTCGTCGGCGATCGGGGCGACCCTGTCCAGCAGCGGCCACACGTGCCCGACGTGCAGCACCCCGGCCTCCAGCGCCTCCAGCGTGGCCGGCAGCCGGTGCACCAGCGTCAGCGACCGTTCCAGCAGCGCCTGCGCCGCCTCGGCCGACAGCGACAGCGCGACCGCCAGCTCCTGGGTGGCCCACTCGCTCACCGGCCGCAACACCGCAGACCGCCGAGCCCACCGCTCGGCCGACATCGCCCCGGGCTCACCCTGCGCCCGGTCGGCCGCAGCGGGCCGGGACGCGGCGAACGCCGCCACCGCTCGCGCCTGCACCGCCGTCTGCCGGGCGATCTCTCGCACGGCGGCCTGCACCTCACCCAGCGGCCCCGACGACATCCCGACCGGCGGCACCGGAGCCGGAGCGGTCAACACGTCGTCCACGTGGTCGATCATATGTTCGAACACACCATGGCACAAGCCGGTGACCAGCGGAGATGCCGGCTGTTTGCCGGTTCCCGTCGGGCCGACCACGCGGGGATCCGCCGGCGCGTCGGCCCTGGGGTCACGAGCCCGTCCACCTCGCGCCGTCACCCGGTGAGCCGGACGGCGGCCGCCGTGGTCGACGCGGTGTCCGCGCGACCGGCGTCCGGGTGCGGCCCCTGCCGGCGACCGGGACGAGTTCCTCCCCGGGCTCCCCCGGGTGTCCGGGACTACCGTTCCCCGGGTGCTACCTGCCAAGGACCTGCCGGACCTCGTCCGGCGCCGCCTGTGGGAGCTGGGGATGAGCGTGCAGGAGGCCTCGCGCCGCGCGCGGGGCACGATCGCGCCGGAGGTCCTCGAGCGGCTGGCCCGCTCCCGCGGCCGCGCCTTCATCAGCGCCCGGCTCGCCGGGCACCTGGCGCGCGCGCTCGACGTGCCGGAGAACCGCGTGCGCCGCGCCGCCGACCTGCCCGAGGTCCCCGACCCGCGCGCGGACGTCCCCACCGGTCCGCACCTGCGGCTCGTCGCCACCGAGCCCGCACCGGACCGGGCCGCCGGCGAGGCCTGAGTCCCGCCGGGACGCGACGGACCGGTCCCTCCACGGTGTGAGGACCGCCACGTCCCGCCGGGTCGCGCGGCGAAGCCGCAGGTCAGCGCGGTGTGCCGGACCGCGTATACGACGCCTCCCGTGAGGCGCGCGGGAGGTGGCCGGTTGGGCGTGTCCCCTCCGGCGCAGGCAGGATGGGCCCCGAGATGGCGAGTGCAGCACGGGCCGGGGCGGTCGCCCCGCAGACGACCAGCCGACCGCTCCGGGCATGGCAGCAGGCCGCCCTCGAGCGTTACGAGCAGTCCTCGCCGAAGGACTTCCTGGTCACCGCGACCCCCGGTGCCGGCAAGACGACCTTCGCCCTGACCCTCGCCGCGCGCCTGCTGCAGCGGCGCGAGGTGGCCCGCGTGATCGTCGTCTGCCCGACCGACCACCTGCGGCTGCAGTGGGCCGACGCCGCCGACCGGATGGGCATCGTGCTCGACCCCGGGCTCACCAACGCCGTCGGCCCCGTGCGCGCCGGCACGCAGGGCTACGTCACCACCTACGCGCAGGTCGCCGGCAAGCCGATGCTGCACGCCGCCCGCGCCACCGCCGTCAAGACGCTCGTGGTCCTCGACGAGGTCCACCACGCCGGTGACGGCCTGTCGTGGGGCGAGGCGATCGAGGAGGCCTACGGCTTCGCCGCCCGCCGGCTGTGCCTGACCGGGACGCCGTTCCGCACCAAGCCCGACGAGCGGATCCCCTTCGTGCGGTACGAGGAGGACGGCTTCGAGGGCGACTCCGGCGACGGCGCCGGGCTGGTCAGCCGCGCCGACTACACCTACGGCTACAAGGAGGCGCTGTCCGACAGCGTCGTCCGCCCGGTCGTCTTCGCCGCCTACACCGGCACCGCGCGCTGGCGGAACTCCGCCGGCGACGTGGTCGCGGCCTCCCTGTCCGAGGCCGGCACCCGGTCGGTCGAGATGGCCGCCTGGCGCACCGCGCTGGACCCCAAGGGCCAGTGGGTGCCGCACGTCATCGCCGCGATGGACGAGCGGATCACCCACCTGCGCGAGAACGGCATGCCCGACGCCGCGGGGCTGGTGCTGGCCAGCGACCAGGACAACGCCCGCGCCTACGCCCGCATCGTCAAGCGCATCACCGGCAAGGCGCCCGAGCTCATCCTGTCCGACGACCCCAAGGCGTCGAAGAAGATCGAGCGGTTCGCCGCCGGGTCGGCGCGGATCGCCGTCTGCGTCCGCATGATCTCCGAGGGCGTCGACGTCCCCCGCGCCGCCGTCCTCGCGTGGATGACCTCCTACCGGACGCCGCTGTTCTTCGCCCAGGCGGTCGGTCGCGTCGTCCGCTCGCGGGCGCCGCACGAGACGGCCACCGTGTTCCTCCCCGCCGTCCGGCCGCTGCTCGGCCTGGCCGCGTCGATGGAGAAGGAACGCAACCACGTCATGCCGCCGCCCAAGGCGCAGGACCCGGAGGCGCTCGACCTCGACCCGCTGCCGCCCAAGGAGCGCGAGGCGGTGGGCCTCAAGCAGTGGGAGGCGCTGGAGGCCGACGCCCGCTTCGCACACGTCCTGCACGGCGGGACGGCGCACACCGGGGACGGGTCCGGGCCGGTCGCGGCCGCGCCCCTCGGCGTCGAGGAGGAGGACTTCCTCGGCATCCCCGGCCTGCTCACCCCCGAGCAGACGGCGTCGCTGCTGGCCAAGCGGGACGACGAGCTGCGGCTGCGGATCGCCCAGCGGGTGCACGACGAGGACACCGGCGAGCTGCCCGTCGTCGAGGACCACCCGGAGGAGGACGAGGCCGGTCGCTCCTGGCGCGACGTCGCCGAGCTCCGCCGGGAGATCAACCGCCTGGTCAGCCGGGTGTCGGCGAAGACGTCGACGCCGCACGCCGTGGTGCACACCCAGCTGCGGCAGCACGTGCCCGGCCCGCCGTCGGCCTCGGCGTCGGTCGAGGTCCTGCGCGCCCGCCGCGAGCGCCTGCGCACGATGTTGTGACGGGGTCGTGCACTTCCGCGGAGGTGCACGACCCCGACCGTCCTCAGGCCGTCGGCAGCAGGCCCCTCGACGCGGCGAGGGCGACGGCCTCGGTTCGGGAGCCGGCACCGAGCTTGGCCAGGATGTTGCTCACGTGCACGCTGGCGGTCTTCTCGCTGATGTAGAGCTCGCTGCCGATCTGCCGGTTGGTGCGCCCGCGGGCGAGCAGGGCCAGCACCTCCGCCTCGCGCGGGGTGAACACCGCCGCGGTGTCCACCACCCGCCCGGCGCCGGGCAGCTCCAGCCGCGCCCGGCGGGCCAGCGCGGTGACCGCCGCAAACAGCGGGGCGGCCCCCAGCTCCCGCGCGGTCCCGGCCGCGGCGGCCAGCGGCGCGAGCGCGGCGTCCCGGTCGCCGGTGGCGACCAGCGCCTCGGCGAGCCGCCACCGGCTGCGCGCCTGCTCGTAGACGTGGCCGTAGCCGAAGGCCTCCGCGGCGGCCGTCCACAGCACCGGGTCCGCGCGCCCGGCCAGCCGGGCGGACTCCGCCTCCAGCCGCGCCAGCCAGGCGGTGGCCTCGACCCCGTGCCCGCCGAACACGCGCGTGTGGTCGGCGACCGCGTCCCGGGCCAGGCCGGCCACCGACTCCCCGGCCTCGGCCCACCGGCGCTCCGCATCGGCGTCCCCGGTCAGCCGTGCGGTAGCCGCCGCGTCGGCGACGGCGGCCAGCGCCATGGCCCCCAGCCGCAGGACGGCGAGCCGGCTGGCGCCCCACAACCGCTGCAGCGTCTCCGCGGCCTCCTGCGTCCGGGCGACCGCGGTGGCGGCGTCGCCGGCCCACGCGGCCAGGTCGACCTCCGCGCCCGCGGTGGCCAGCAGCAGGAGCACGTGCGCGTCGAGCCGGTCGACCAGCCCACGCGCCCAGGCGACCCGCCCGGCCGCCGACGGGTCGCCGCGGCCGACCTGCACCAGCAGCCCCGCCGCCCGCACGTGCGCGGCCATCTCCGGCACCCGGGCCAGCCGGTCGGCCAGCGCCAGGCTGCCGTCCCAGTCGCCGATCACGTACCGGGAGACGACGCCGAGGTGCCGCAGCTCCGCGGCGTAGAACGACCACTCGACGCCCAGGGCGCGGGCCCGCTCCAGGCCCACGTCGCTCCAGCGCAGCGTCTCGGCCGACTGCCCGGCCTCCCAGGCCACGGTCGCCAGGTTGAACAGCACCCGCATCTCGACGTCGGCGTCGCCGGAGCGGCGCGCACGGGCCAGCGCCTCCTCCAGGCGCGGGCGCGTCGCGGCCGGGTCCCCACCCTCGACGGCCTGGGACCGCACCAGTGTCACCGCGACGTCGGCCCAGGCGCTGTCCAGCCCCAGGGCATCGGCGGCGGCGAGGGCCTCCTCGGCGGCGGCGTCCCCCTCCTCCCGGAGCTCCGCGTCGTAGCAGGCGCGGGCGTGGGTGGCCGCCGTCCAGGTGCGCACCGGCGAGGGCGGCGTGGCCGGCACCAGCTCCATCGCCGCGGTGCTCTCCTGCAGGGCGGACGCCGCGTCCTCGATGCGGGCCAGCACCTGCGCCAGCGTGTAGTGGACCCGCGCGCGGAGCTCGCGGTCCCCCTCGGCGCCGAGCAGGTCCTGCGCCGAGCGCAGCAGCGCCACCGCGCGGTGCAGCTCCCCGCCGCGGCGCGCGGCGCCCGCGGTGTCCAGCAGCAGCTCGGCCTGCCCCCGCCCGGCGCGCTCGGCGGCGTCCGGCACCGCCGGCCACAGCGCGAGCACCGTCTCCAGGTGCTGCAGCCACTCCGCCGGGGCGCCGACGCACCGGGCGGCGTCGGCGGCCTCGAGGGAGGCCGACAGCGCGCCGGCGAGGTCGTGGCTCTCCCGCAGGTGGTGCGCCCGCTCGGCGGCGGTGCCGGCCGCGGGGTCGGCCGCCAGGTGTGCGGCGACGGCGGCGTGCAGCCGCACCCGCTCGCCGGGCAGCAGGTCGGCGAGGACGGCCTCGCGCACCAGCGCGTGCCGGAAGCGGTAGGCGCCGTCGGGGTCGACGACGAGCAGGTGGGAGTGCACGGCCTCGGCCAGCGCGGTGTCGAGGTCGCCGTCGACCGTCGGCCGGACCACCGCTGCCACGAGCTCGTGCCGCACCCGGCGACCGGCGACCGCGGCCACCCGCAGCACCTGCTGCGCGGCCGCGGTGAGCTGCTCGACCCGCGCCAGCAGCACGTCGGTGAGCCCGAGGGGCAGCGTCTCCCCGGCCAGCCCGGCGGCCAGCAGCTCCTCGGCGTAGAAGGCGTTGCCCTCGGCGCGCGCCACGACGTCGTCGACCGTGCGGTCGGCCACCCCCGCGGCCAGCCCGCGGACCAGCTGCTCCACCTCCGCGTCGGACAGCGGGGCGAGGTCGAGGCGCTCGACGCCGGGCAGCCGGACCAGCTCGGCCAGCAGCGGCCGCAGCGGATGGCGCCGGTGCAGGTCGTCGGAGCGGTAGGAGGCGACGACGGCCACCGGCTCGTCGCTCAGCCGGGCCAGCAGGTAGCGCAGCAGGTCGCGGCTGGACCGGTCGGCCCAGTGCAGGTCCTCGAGGACCACCAGCAGCGGCGTGTCGGCGGCGAGCTCGGCCAGCGCCGCGGCGACCGCCTCGAACAGCTGCAGCCGGCCGTCGTCGACCGGCGGGCGCAGCGCGCGGGCCGGGCCGCCGAGGTCGGCGGCGTCCGGC from Geodermatophilus normandii includes these protein-coding regions:
- a CDS encoding DEAD/DEAH box helicase; translation: MASAARAGAVAPQTTSRPLRAWQQAALERYEQSSPKDFLVTATPGAGKTTFALTLAARLLQRREVARVIVVCPTDHLRLQWADAADRMGIVLDPGLTNAVGPVRAGTQGYVTTYAQVAGKPMLHAARATAVKTLVVLDEVHHAGDGLSWGEAIEEAYGFAARRLCLTGTPFRTKPDERIPFVRYEEDGFEGDSGDGAGLVSRADYTYGYKEALSDSVVRPVVFAAYTGTARWRNSAGDVVAASLSEAGTRSVEMAAWRTALDPKGQWVPHVIAAMDERITHLRENGMPDAAGLVLASDQDNARAYARIVKRITGKAPELILSDDPKASKKIERFAAGSARIAVCVRMISEGVDVPRAAVLAWMTSYRTPLFFAQAVGRVVRSRAPHETATVFLPAVRPLLGLAASMEKERNHVMPPPKAQDPEALDLDPLPPKEREAVGLKQWEALEADARFAHVLHGGTAHTGDGSGPVAAAPLGVEEEDFLGIPGLLTPEQTASLLAKRDDELRLRIAQRVHDEDTGELPVVEDHPEEDEAGRSWRDVAELRREINRLVSRVSAKTSTPHAVVHTQLRQHVPGPPSASASVEVLRARRERLRTML
- a CDS encoding ATP-binding protein, which codes for MPRWDGRPLVGRAGELATLLAAVDRAAAGRGSAVLVAGDAGVGKSRLLDELAARAAGRGLRVLAGHCVDLGEVGLPYLPFVDLLRPVAAGLGDGAAGLFAARSAAAREPDAADLGGPARALRPPVDDGRLQLFEAVAAALAELAADTPLLVVLEDLHWADRSSRDLLRYLLARLSDEPVAVVASYRSDDLHRRHPLRPLLAELVRLPGVERLDLAPLSDAEVEQLVRGLAAGVADRTVDDVVARAEGNAFYAEELLAAGLAGETLPLGLTDVLLARVEQLTAAAQQVLRVAAVAGRRVRHELVAAVVRPTVDGDLDTALAEAVHSHLLVVDPDGAYRFRHALVREAVLADLLPGERVRLHAAVAAHLAADPAAGTAAERAHHLRESHDLAGALSASLEAADAARCVGAPAEWLQHLETVLALWPAVPDAAERAGRGQAELLLDTAGAARRGGELHRAVALLRSAQDLLGAEGDRELRARVHYTLAQVLARIEDAASALQESTAAMELVPATPPSPVRTWTAATHARACYDAELREEGDAAAEEALAAADALGLDSAWADVAVTLVRSQAVEGGDPAATRPRLEEALARARRSGDADVEMRVLFNLATVAWEAGQSAETLRWSDVGLERARALGVEWSFYAAELRHLGVVSRYVIGDWDGSLALADRLARVPEMAAHVRAAGLLVQVGRGDPSAAGRVAWARGLVDRLDAHVLLLLATAGAEVDLAAWAGDAATAVARTQEAAETLQRLWGASRLAVLRLGAMALAAVADAAATARLTGDADAERRWAEAGESVAGLARDAVADHTRVFGGHGVEATAWLARLEAESARLAGRADPVLWTAAAEAFGYGHVYEQARSRWRLAEALVATGDRDAALAPLAAAAGTARELGAAPLFAAVTALARRARLELPGAGRVVDTAAVFTPREAEVLALLARGRTNRQIGSELYISEKTASVHVSNILAKLGAGSRTEAVALAASRGLLPTA